The Bacillota bacterium genome includes a window with the following:
- a CDS encoding methylenetetrahydrofolate--tRNA-(uracil(54)-C(5))-methyltransferase (FADH(2)-oxidizing) TrmFO gives MNKEVLVVGAGLAGSEAAWQIASQGLKVRLVEMRPLKQTPAHRTGLFAELVCSNSLRSDALENAVGLLKEEMRRLDSLIMQVADQERVPAGGALAVDREAFARTVTAKLSSHPQITIERKEVSTVPLTGGVCVLATGPLTSPQLAESIAELTGTDQLYFYDAVAPIVVLDSIRREHTFWGSRYGKGEEFSYLNCPLTKEEYLRLWNEIVKAEQYPLKDFEELRLFEGCMPIEELARRGFETMRYGPLKPVGLVDPKTGQQPYAVVQLRQDNREGTLYNMVGFQTRLKWNEQARVFGLIPALTAAEFVRYGVMHRNTFINSPRVLNSTWQLKEHPHILIAGQLSGVEGYVESAASGLMAGINAARLAQGIDPLIMPPQTACGALANYITVANPEHFQPMNINFGLFPLLENRIRNRRERNMKLAQRALDALKNNWQDLEL, from the coding sequence ATGAACAAAGAGGTATTAGTTGTCGGCGCCGGCTTAGCCGGCAGTGAAGCAGCTTGGCAAATTGCCAGTCAAGGACTCAAAGTGCGCCTGGTGGAAATGAGACCGCTCAAGCAAACACCGGCTCACCGTACTGGTCTTTTCGCTGAATTGGTGTGCAGCAACTCACTGCGATCCGATGCACTGGAGAATGCGGTGGGACTGTTAAAAGAAGAGATGCGGCGGCTGGATTCCTTGATTATGCAGGTAGCCGACCAGGAGCGCGTGCCGGCGGGAGGAGCCTTGGCTGTAGACCGGGAAGCCTTCGCTCGTACTGTGACGGCCAAGCTTAGCTCCCATCCCCAGATTACGATTGAGCGGAAAGAGGTATCGACGGTGCCGTTGACTGGAGGGGTTTGTGTTTTGGCGACGGGACCTCTCACATCCCCTCAACTGGCAGAGAGTATAGCTGAACTCACTGGTACGGACCAACTATATTTTTACGACGCCGTAGCTCCGATTGTTGTTTTAGATTCAATTAGAAGAGAACACACTTTTTGGGGTTCCCGTTACGGCAAAGGAGAGGAATTCTCGTATCTTAACTGTCCTCTTACAAAAGAAGAATACCTTAGGCTGTGGAACGAAATAGTTAAGGCAGAACAGTATCCCCTGAAGGACTTTGAGGAATTGCGTTTGTTCGAGGGTTGTATGCCGATCGAAGAGTTGGCCCGACGTGGTTTTGAGACTATGCGCTATGGCCCTCTTAAACCTGTGGGGTTAGTCGATCCGAAAACAGGACAGCAGCCTTATGCTGTAGTTCAGTTGCGTCAAGACAACCGAGAAGGCACTTTATACAACATGGTGGGCTTCCAAACGCGCCTGAAATGGAATGAGCAAGCCCGAGTGTTTGGCCTCATTCCGGCATTAACAGCGGCCGAGTTTGTTCGTTACGGAGTAATGCACCGCAACACTTTTATTAATTCACCGCGAGTGCTGAATTCCACCTGGCAACTGAAGGAACATCCACACATCTTGATCGCCGGTCAGCTCAGTGGGGTTGAGGGGTATGTAGAGTCAGCGGCGTCAGGTCTAATGGCCGGTATCAATGCAGCTCGCTTGGCTCAAGGTATTGATCCTTTGATCATGCCACCACAGACAGCCTGCGGTGCCCTGGCTAACTATATCACCGTGGCTAACCCAGAGCATTTTCAACCGATGAATATTAATTTTGGCCTGTTTCCGCTGCTGGAGAATCGCATTAGGAATCGGCGGGAACGCAATATGAAATTGGCCCAACGAGCCTTGGATGCGCTCAAAAACAATTGGCAAGATTTAGAATTATAG
- the topA gene encoding type I DNA topoisomerase yields MSKYLLIVESPAKAKTIEKFLGKNFAVDASMGHVRDLPRSQLGVDVDNDFRPKYITIRGKGEILKKLRASAKKADKVLLASDPDREGEAIAWHLAHSLGIEPTTQCRVQFNEITKEAVRESIKTPRAIDPQRVDAQQARRVLDRLVGYNLSPLLWEKVRGGLSAGRVQSAAVKLICDRQREIDEFRPQEYWTVRAELLTPEQEKFSAQLVSHGEEKVEPKTEAEAAAIAAALRKETPQVAGVVVKERRRSPRPPYITSTLQQEAGRKLGFTVKKTMAVAQALYEGLGVGQEGRVGLITYMRTDSTRVSPQARQEAMGHIAQVYGREFIGPGVTQKARGKVQDAHEGIRPTRVSRRPEDLVPFLTKDQLRLYTLIWERFLASQMAPLVYDSITVNITAGELGLRANGSKVKFAGYSVLYEETAEDDEDERKLELPQLEAGDKLTLVRVLPQQHFTQPPPAYTEASLVKTLEERGIGRPSTYAPTIETITRRGYVQRERRRLKPTELGFIVTDLLEQYFPEVVDAQFTAEMEDQLDLIEEGEAVWTDVVREFFEPFSAQVEKAKEKMGPVELKEEVSDEVCEQCGEHMVVKTGRFGKFLACPRFPECKNTKAIREGTGVKCPVCGGELIVRTSRRGRRFYGCDQYPNCHFVTWDPPTAKRCPQCNSLLVRKEPRTKKPYLACSNKDCHYREALSAAEDESPAKEEDK; encoded by the coding sequence GTGAGTAAATATCTATTAATTGTAGAGTCACCGGCCAAAGCAAAGACCATAGAGAAGTTCTTAGGTAAGAACTTTGCTGTAGATGCATCTATGGGCCATGTAAGAGACTTACCTCGCAGCCAGCTAGGGGTAGATGTAGATAACGACTTTAGACCCAAGTACATTACTATCAGGGGTAAAGGAGAGATTTTGAAGAAACTACGAGCCTCGGCTAAGAAGGCGGATAAAGTGCTGCTAGCCTCAGATCCGGATCGAGAGGGAGAGGCTATTGCCTGGCATTTGGCCCATAGCTTGGGAATTGAGCCTACGACCCAATGCCGCGTTCAGTTTAACGAGATTACTAAGGAGGCAGTACGCGAGTCCATTAAGACGCCGCGGGCTATCGATCCGCAGAGGGTAGACGCCCAGCAGGCCCGCCGGGTCCTGGATCGGCTAGTAGGGTACAACCTAAGCCCATTGCTGTGGGAAAAAGTCCGCGGGGGGTTGTCGGCAGGCCGAGTACAATCGGCGGCGGTGAAGCTTATTTGTGACCGACAGCGGGAGATCGACGAATTTAGACCCCAGGAGTATTGGACCGTCAGAGCAGAACTGTTGACACCGGAGCAAGAAAAGTTTAGCGCCCAGCTTGTTTCACACGGCGAGGAAAAGGTTGAGCCAAAAACGGAAGCAGAAGCGGCGGCAATTGCCGCCGCCTTAAGGAAGGAAACACCCCAGGTGGCAGGCGTGGTGGTCAAAGAGCGACGCCGTTCTCCCCGACCCCCTTATATTACCAGTACCTTGCAGCAAGAAGCAGGACGTAAACTGGGCTTTACCGTAAAGAAAACAATGGCTGTGGCCCAAGCATTATACGAAGGTCTGGGAGTGGGCCAGGAAGGTCGCGTAGGTCTGATCACGTATATGCGTACTGATTCCACCCGGGTCTCGCCCCAGGCCCGACAAGAAGCAATGGGGCATATTGCCCAAGTCTACGGACGCGAGTTTATTGGGCCAGGGGTGACTCAGAAAGCCCGGGGCAAGGTTCAGGACGCCCACGAGGGGATAAGACCCACTCGGGTTAGCCGTCGGCCGGAAGATCTGGTGCCCTTTTTGACTAAAGACCAGCTGCGCCTGTACACGTTAATTTGGGAGCGCTTCTTGGCCAGCCAAATGGCGCCTTTGGTGTATGACAGTATTACGGTTAATATTACTGCCGGAGAACTGGGTCTCAGAGCCAACGGGTCGAAAGTTAAGTTTGCCGGCTACAGTGTGCTCTATGAAGAAACAGCCGAAGACGATGAAGACGAAAGAAAATTGGAGCTGCCTCAGCTGGAAGCGGGAGACAAGCTCACACTTGTACGTGTATTGCCGCAGCAGCATTTTACCCAGCCACCACCGGCCTATACAGAGGCCTCTTTGGTAAAAACCTTGGAGGAGAGAGGTATTGGACGGCCCAGTACTTATGCTCCCACCATTGAGACCATCACTAGGCGCGGTTATGTGCAGCGAGAGCGAAGACGATTGAAGCCGACAGAACTGGGCTTTATTGTTACGGACCTGCTGGAGCAGTACTTTCCCGAGGTGGTAGATGCTCAGTTTACTGCCGAAATGGAAGACCAACTGGACTTAATTGAAGAGGGCGAAGCAGTCTGGACCGATGTTGTCCGGGAATTCTTCGAACCGTTTTCAGCACAGGTGGAGAAAGCCAAAGAAAAGATGGGTCCAGTCGAGCTTAAAGAAGAAGTAAGTGACGAGGTCTGTGAACAATGCGGGGAGCATATGGTAGTTAAAACCGGGCGCTTCGGTAAATTTTTGGCTTGTCCCAGGTTTCCCGAATGTAAGAACACGAAAGCAATCCGAGAGGGAACAGGGGTGAAGTGTCCTGTCTGCGGCGGTGAACTGATAGTAAGGACTTCGCGTCGAGGCCGGCGTTTTTATGGTTGTGACCAGTATCCCAACTGTCATTTTGTCACTTGGGATCCTCCCACTGCCAAACGTTGCCCCCAGTGCAATTCGCTTTTGGTACGCAAAGAACCTCGGACGAAGAAGCCTTATTTAGCCTGTAGTAACAAAGATTGCCATTACCGAGAAGCGTTGTCAGCCGCTGAGGATGAAAGTCCGGCTAAAGAGGAAGATAAGTAG
- a CDS encoding tyrosine recombinase, with the protein MTWQEKVDSFLGYLTDSRGYSSHTVNSYKGDLAHYTAFCQEQAVDPAFPPRGFLRGYLGYLAERGYARRTVARRVAALRSFFRYQTQLVGGDNPAEQLHSPKLQRTLPKFLSEAQVEALLQAPDSKTPQGCRDACILEFLYSTGCRVSELVGLNVEDVNLTAGCARVVGKGRRERVVLLGHPAMATVKRYLQSGRPRLTQGNTAERALFLNRFGTRLTDRSVRRLINKHTEAAALHLHVSPHTLRHTFATHLLEHGADLRSVQELLGHANLSTTQVYTHVTRRRLYQEYKAAHPRA; encoded by the coding sequence GTGACCTGGCAAGAGAAGGTTGATTCATTTCTCGGTTACCTAACTGATAGTCGCGGCTATTCCAGCCATACGGTAAACAGCTACAAGGGCGACCTAGCTCATTACACCGCTTTTTGCCAGGAACAAGCTGTAGATCCAGCGTTTCCACCCCGGGGATTTCTCCGGGGCTATTTAGGTTACCTGGCGGAACGTGGTTATGCTAGGCGTACAGTAGCCCGTCGTGTAGCTGCACTGCGATCGTTCTTTCGCTATCAGACCCAACTAGTTGGCGGCGATAACCCAGCCGAACAGTTACACAGTCCCAAATTACAGCGCACCCTACCTAAATTCTTGTCTGAAGCGCAAGTGGAGGCATTGCTGCAGGCGCCGGATTCAAAAACACCCCAGGGTTGCCGGGACGCTTGCATCTTGGAGTTCTTGTATTCCACCGGCTGTCGGGTCAGCGAATTGGTTGGTCTGAATGTAGAAGACGTTAATTTAACCGCCGGTTGTGCCCGGGTGGTTGGCAAAGGCCGGCGGGAACGGGTGGTTTTACTGGGCCATCCGGCGATGGCAACTGTGAAGCGGTATCTGCAATCGGGGCGGCCTCGGTTGACTCAGGGTAACACCGCTGAGCGGGCTTTGTTCTTAAACCGGTTTGGTACCCGGCTGACTGATCGCAGTGTGCGTCGGCTAATCAACAAACACACTGAAGCGGCAGCGTTACATTTGCACGTAAGTCCCCACACGTTACGCCACACCTTTGCCACTCACCTGCTGGAACACGGTGCCGATTTGCGCAGTGTGCAAGAACTACTGGGTCATGCCAATCTATCTACGACCCAGGTCTATACCCACGTGACCAGGCGGCGTTTGTATCAAGAGTACAAAGCAGCTCACCCGCGCGCCTAG
- a CDS encoding DNA polymerase domain-containing protein, with translation MPIGKVGNMGQNRTEIIVEGRRLSLSNLNKLYWPDDGYTKGQLVAYYTKVFSYLAPYLKDRPLVITRYPEGIGGQFFYQKNLPAGAPDWITVFPVPSEGKKRVIHYVICNDLPTLVWLVNLGAIELHPWLSRTNNLDYPDFAVFDLDPDFPSGLPEAKEVAFTLQQLLLRLGAKPVVKTSGATGLHVHVPLAGTDTYEEVREFCGLVAQAVAEHRSDLATVERRVKQRQGKVYIDWLQNIKGQTICAPYSVRPLPGAPVSTPVTWNELATTNRSGNIMSIEERLLRHGDLFARALEPGPSIAQMRQNLKVTDLAGSNR, from the coding sequence TTGCCGATTGGAAAGGTAGGAAACATGGGACAGAACAGAACAGAAATAATTGTAGAAGGCCGCCGTTTGTCTTTGAGCAACTTGAACAAACTGTATTGGCCTGATGACGGCTACACCAAGGGACAATTGGTAGCTTATTATACCAAAGTGTTTTCTTATTTGGCTCCTTACTTAAAAGATCGACCCTTAGTAATAACCCGCTATCCTGAAGGTATTGGGGGACAATTTTTCTATCAAAAAAACTTACCGGCTGGGGCCCCTGACTGGATTACTGTATTTCCTGTACCGAGCGAAGGTAAGAAACGGGTAATTCATTATGTGATTTGCAATGATCTGCCTACTCTGGTATGGCTGGTTAATCTAGGGGCGATTGAACTACATCCCTGGTTGTCCCGGACAAATAATCTGGATTATCCCGATTTCGCCGTATTTGATTTGGATCCTGATTTTCCCAGCGGTTTGCCGGAAGCCAAAGAAGTGGCGTTTACATTGCAGCAACTGTTGCTACGTCTCGGAGCCAAGCCGGTAGTAAAGACTTCTGGGGCCACCGGGTTACACGTCCACGTACCGCTGGCGGGCACGGATACTTACGAAGAAGTAAGAGAGTTTTGTGGCTTGGTGGCTCAGGCAGTGGCAGAGCACAGATCGGACTTAGCTACCGTAGAACGCAGAGTAAAACAGCGCCAAGGAAAAGTATATATTGACTGGCTGCAAAATATCAAAGGACAGACTATTTGTGCACCTTACAGTGTACGTCCTTTGCCCGGAGCACCGGTTTCTACCCCTGTCACCTGGAACGAGTTAGCAACTACAAATAGGAGCGGTAACATCATGAGTATTGAAGAACGGCTATTAAGGCATGGAGACTTGTTTGCTCGGGCTTTGGAGCCGGGCCCAAGCATTGCCCAGATGCGTCAGAACTTAAAGGTAACAGATCTGGCCGGTTCCAATAGGTGA
- a CDS encoding diguanylate cyclase, whose product MVSNKILIVEDSILNARITADTLNMYGYRTEVVRTGEEAVEQVCSGQRPDLVLMDIELGNGMSGIDAALKIHIRCNIPIIFLTANACKRITEQIKSVTAYGYVTKSTNPYVLLSAVDMALTRWRAEQGLELYRCIVEESLNEIYVFHRDTLKFIAVNRIARDNLGYTMEELHKMTPLDIKPEMERRSFKGLLAPLVGGEQEGAMFHTVQRRKDGSLYPAEVHLQLLKAQGEEAYLALIINLTERRAMEQELREREGVLSAITDSVHDAIIMIDKRGRVVFWNPATEQLLGYAPAEILGQDLHQLFLLNRELRQKHEQAFRQFQATGQGSLMGKNTELKCRRKDGQEIYVEVSLSAVRIKDDWHAVGILRDISERKKMEDQLYRLSITDPLTEVYNRRYFSNKLNEEIGRTRRIGRTFSLVMLDLDHFKSVNDRFGHAVGDSVLKTIASAIRSRIRTTDILARWGGEEFTILLPETQENKAACLAEELRTNIGSLVIPEVGQVTASFGITEYVPSDTVDTIILRADRMTYEAKSFGRNCIRCSGQGERTSNS is encoded by the coding sequence TTGGTATCCAACAAGATTCTGATTGTGGAAGATAGCATCTTAAACGCTAGGATAACGGCTGACACTTTGAATATGTATGGGTATAGAACGGAAGTAGTTCGTACAGGCGAAGAAGCGGTAGAACAAGTCTGCAGTGGGCAACGCCCCGATCTTGTACTAATGGACATAGAACTTGGAAATGGAATGAGCGGGATAGACGCCGCCCTCAAAATACATATCAGATGTAACATCCCGATTATATTCTTAACGGCTAATGCCTGCAAAAGAATCACAGAACAAATCAAGTCTGTTACAGCCTACGGTTATGTAACAAAAAGTACAAACCCGTATGTACTGCTGTCGGCGGTGGACATGGCTCTAACTCGTTGGCGGGCGGAGCAGGGACTAGAGCTGTATCGTTGTATTGTGGAGGAATCGCTGAACGAAATTTATGTATTTCACCGGGACACTTTAAAATTCATTGCTGTTAACCGTATTGCCAGGGATAACCTGGGTTATACCATGGAAGAACTGCACAAAATGACACCTCTAGACATTAAGCCTGAAATGGAACGTAGGAGCTTTAAGGGGCTTTTGGCCCCTTTAGTTGGTGGGGAACAGGAAGGAGCCATGTTTCATACTGTCCAACGTCGCAAAGACGGGTCCCTTTATCCGGCGGAAGTACATCTACAGCTTTTGAAGGCCCAAGGAGAAGAAGCATATCTGGCTCTAATTATTAATCTGACAGAGCGCCGAGCAATGGAACAAGAGCTGCGCGAGCGCGAGGGAGTTTTGAGTGCGATTACAGATTCGGTTCACGATGCCATTATTATGATTGACAAACGAGGGAGGGTAGTTTTTTGGAACCCTGCTACTGAACAGCTATTAGGGTATGCCCCGGCAGAGATTTTGGGACAAGATCTGCACCAGTTGTTCCTGCTCAACAGAGAACTACGCCAGAAGCACGAACAGGCTTTTCGCCAATTTCAAGCGACTGGACAAGGGAGTCTGATGGGGAAAAACACTGAGTTGAAATGCAGGCGTAAAGACGGACAAGAAATATATGTGGAAGTTTCCTTATCAGCCGTAAGAATAAAAGATGATTGGCATGCAGTCGGCATTCTCCGTGATATCAGCGAACGCAAGAAAATGGAAGATCAGTTGTACCGGTTGTCGATTACCGATCCTCTCACCGAAGTGTACAATCGGCGTTATTTTAGCAATAAGTTGAATGAAGAAATAGGGCGCACGCGTCGAATTGGGAGGACGTTTTCCCTTGTGATGCTGGATCTAGATCATTTTAAGAGTGTAAATGATCGCTTTGGACACGCAGTTGGCGACTCGGTATTAAAGACTATCGCCAGCGCTATCAGGAGCAGAATCCGCACGACAGATATCTTGGCTCGTTGGGGAGGGGAAGAATTCACAATCCTGTTACCGGAAACGCAGGAAAACAAGGCGGCCTGTTTAGCGGAGGAGCTTCGGACTAACATAGGCAGCTTGGTAATACCGGAGGTAGGTCAGGTAACAGCTAGTTTTGGCATCACCGAGTATGTTCCATCAGACACCGTTGACACTATTATTTTGCGTGCGGACCGGATGACGTACGAAGCCAAGAGTTTCGGGCGCAACTGCATTCGCTGTAGCGGCCAAGGAGAACGCACTTCTAACAGCTAA
- the dprA gene encoding DNA-protecting protein DprA has product MSSLSERELWLAVAQTPGIGPRSFYQLLEAFGSMKEFWLASRTDVRWEGASLGPRRLEALLKLRREFDPAMTRSTWEQAGIKVVTLLDDSYPTNLKTIFDPPPVLYYRGDLLATDSLSVGIVGARRATPYGREVAHKFARDLVRSGITVVSGLARGVDSAAHRGALAGKGRTLAVLGCGLNVVYPPENSRLYDQVAAQGAVLTEFPLDTAPEARNFPRRNRIISGLSRAVVVVEAAVTSGSLITADFALEQGREVFAVPGPITSSLSKGTNNLIFQGARLARTAVDIIEELGVTPKPAAAEGSAVPELTAAEKNVYSCFAEGTGSIHIDELVRRSRLTAQEVTAILMMLELKGLVRQLPGKMFFRLPWT; this is encoded by the coding sequence ATGTCATCATTGTCGGAGCGAGAGCTGTGGTTGGCTGTGGCCCAGACCCCGGGAATTGGACCACGCTCATTTTATCAATTACTAGAGGCATTTGGCAGTATGAAGGAGTTTTGGCTGGCATCAAGGACAGATGTTAGGTGGGAGGGCGCTTCTTTGGGGCCACGCCGACTAGAGGCGTTGCTCAAATTGAGACGGGAGTTCGATCCGGCGATGACACGCTCTACTTGGGAACAGGCGGGGATAAAGGTAGTTACCTTGCTCGATGATAGCTACCCGACTAATCTGAAGACGATCTTTGATCCGCCGCCGGTTCTCTACTATCGTGGGGATCTGTTAGCCACCGACAGTTTGTCAGTTGGCATTGTGGGAGCTCGTCGGGCTACGCCCTACGGCCGTGAAGTGGCCCATAAGTTTGCCCGCGATCTGGTTCGATCAGGTATTACGGTGGTAAGTGGGTTAGCGCGCGGGGTGGATTCGGCGGCGCACCGGGGTGCCTTAGCAGGCAAAGGGCGTACCTTGGCGGTATTAGGCTGCGGTCTCAATGTGGTTTACCCACCGGAAAACTCGCGCCTGTATGATCAAGTAGCGGCACAGGGGGCTGTACTTACAGAATTTCCTTTAGATACGGCGCCGGAGGCACGGAACTTTCCGCGTCGCAACCGTATTATCAGCGGACTCTCTCGGGCGGTAGTAGTGGTAGAGGCGGCAGTCACCAGCGGCTCGTTGATTACGGCTGATTTTGCGTTGGAACAAGGACGCGAAGTCTTTGCTGTACCAGGTCCCATCACCAGCTCTTTGAGTAAAGGCACTAATAATCTGATCTTTCAGGGAGCCCGTTTAGCCCGAACGGCAGTGGACATAATAGAAGAATTAGGAGTGACCCCAAAGCCCGCTGCGGCTGAAGGTTCTGCTGTGCCAGAGCTTACGGCTGCAGAGAAGAATGTTTACTCCTGTTTTGCCGAGGGTACGGGCAGCATCCATATCGATGAGTTAGTACGTCGGAGCAGGTTGACAGCCCAGGAAGTTACTGCCATACTAATGATGCTGGAGCTTAAGGGCTTAGTAAGGCAGCTTCCTGGAAAGATGTTTTTTCGTCTACCCTGGACTTGA
- a CDS encoding desulfoferrodoxin — translation MTGRSEVYRCLVCGNIVEVLHAGPGELVCCGQPMKLQVANTVDASYEKHVPVVETVPGGFRVKVGSAAHPMIPEHYIEWIDLVTVEGNCRRFLNPGEIPEVEFKSKAETASARAYCNLHGFWASQ, via the coding sequence TTGACCGGCAGGAGTGAAGTGTACCGCTGTTTGGTTTGTGGGAACATAGTGGAGGTACTGCATGCTGGCCCGGGTGAGTTGGTGTGTTGTGGGCAGCCGATGAAACTGCAAGTTGCGAACACAGTGGACGCTAGCTACGAAAAGCATGTACCGGTAGTGGAGACAGTGCCCGGTGGATTCAGGGTTAAGGTGGGCAGCGCAGCTCATCCCATGATTCCGGAACACTATATCGAATGGATTGATTTGGTAACAGTTGAAGGAAACTGTCGTCGCTTTTTGAATCCTGGCGAAATCCCTGAAGTAGAGTTTAAGTCTAAGGCCGAAACAGCCAGCGCCAGGGCCTATTGTAACTTGCACGGCTTTTGGGCCAGCCAATAG
- a CDS encoding Ku protein codes for MRSFWKGSLGFGLVNIPVRLYVATQKQDIKFRYLHKECLTPIQYEKRCPTCEREITPDEIVWGYEYEKGQFVVLNEEDFERMPLTTAKTIEIQDFVPAAEVDMAYLDRMYYLEPAEGGAKPYQLLLRAMEQLQRWAVAKLTLRSRESLAVVWVRNNTLALSTMFYASEVRSTQGLNIDTETVQVSDKEQELADRLIEELTTSFAPERYTSDYQAALADLISAKVAGAEVTAVTPGVRTKVVDLMEALRASLDEVQQEQKKTKQKSRKEKAG; via the coding sequence ATGCGGTCGTTCTGGAAGGGATCACTTGGCTTTGGCTTGGTAAATATTCCGGTCCGTCTTTATGTTGCTACGCAAAAGCAAGATATCAAGTTTAGGTACTTACACAAGGAATGCTTGACCCCGATCCAGTATGAAAAGCGGTGCCCTACTTGTGAACGAGAGATTACACCGGACGAGATTGTTTGGGGATATGAATATGAAAAAGGGCAATTTGTGGTCTTAAACGAAGAGGATTTTGAGCGTATGCCTCTTACCACAGCCAAGACCATAGAGATTCAGGACTTTGTACCGGCGGCAGAGGTAGATATGGCCTACTTGGACCGTATGTACTATCTGGAGCCGGCCGAAGGTGGGGCCAAGCCCTATCAATTGCTGCTTAGAGCTATGGAACAACTGCAGCGCTGGGCTGTGGCCAAATTAACTTTGCGTTCTCGTGAGTCCTTGGCTGTGGTTTGGGTTCGGAACAACACGTTAGCACTTAGCACCATGTTTTATGCCAGTGAAGTGCGGTCGACCCAGGGACTAAATATTGACACCGAGACGGTGCAGGTTAGCGACAAGGAACAGGAGCTGGCAGATAGACTAATAGAGGAACTCACTACTTCATTCGCCCCTGAACGTTACACCAGCGACTACCAAGCTGCGCTGGCAGACCTTATTTCTGCTAAAGTGGCGGGGGCAGAAGTGACAGCAGTGACACCGGGAGTACGTACCAAGGTGGTAGATTTGATGGAGGCCTTGCGGGCCAGTTTAGACGAAGTCCAACAAGAACAGAAGAAAACCAAACAGAAGTCCCGGAAAGAGAAGGCCGGATAA
- the hslV gene encoding ATP-dependent protease subunit HslV has product MFQGTTVVAVRRAGKVAMAGDGQVTLGDKTIVKHGAKKVRRLHNGSVLAGFAGSVADAFTLFEKFEAKLEQYQGNLQRAAVELAKEWRTDRMLQKLEALLLVADSQLILMVSGSGEVIEPDDNVAAIGSGGPYALAAAKALSRHTALAAGEIAAEALAIAGEICVYTNDRITVEEL; this is encoded by the coding sequence ATGTTTCAGGGCACTACAGTTGTGGCAGTGCGCCGCGCCGGTAAGGTGGCCATGGCTGGTGACGGCCAGGTCACCTTGGGTGACAAGACAATTGTCAAGCACGGCGCGAAGAAGGTACGACGACTGCACAATGGTTCTGTTCTGGCCGGATTTGCCGGCTCAGTAGCTGACGCCTTTACTTTATTTGAGAAATTCGAAGCTAAGTTAGAACAGTACCAAGGTAACCTTCAGCGAGCGGCCGTTGAATTGGCTAAGGAATGGCGTACGGATCGAATGTTGCAGAAGTTGGAAGCCTTGCTGCTGGTGGCAGATAGCCAGTTGATATTGATGGTTTCCGGTAGCGGCGAAGTGATTGAACCGGATGATAATGTGGCCGCCATCGGTTCCGGTGGACCTTATGCTTTGGCCGCAGCCAAGGCGTTAAGCCGACATACCGCTTTAGCGGCCGGGGAGATAGCCGCTGAAGCCTTGGCCATCGCGGGCGAGATCTGCGTTTACACCAACGACCGGATTACCGTAGAGGAGTTGTAG